Below is a window of Ornithodoros turicata isolate Travis chromosome 7, ASM3712646v1, whole genome shotgun sequence DNA.
GTGCGGCCATTGGTTGCATCTTTCAGCGCCAATCCTTGAATGCCGTGGCACCAGGTTGCACTCAGTGGTCTCCTTTAGTAGAATCCTACCAACACAGGTGTGGCTATTTCGTCACCTGCAATTAGTAATGGAATAAAATAACTAGCGAGCAACGAAACATGACATAATCCTCTCACAgacagttaaaaaaaagaaaaagaaaaggaagaaagaaagcaaaggCATATTGATGTGTTGCAATACAAACACTGAGCTGAACGTTTTTGGCACGTGTACATTTCCTTTGCATTATTacgtgtatatacagggtgcatcATTAAAAACTGAGCAGCGCGCTTCACAAGAGAGCGATCAATGAAAACCGGACAATATATTTGTGGTACctgagttacaaacaggtgctacttttggtgtagcacctgtttctaacAAAAGTACCACAAAGATAACCTCCGGCTTCCGGTTATTGCCCTCTTTGTGAACCGCGCTGGTCAGTTTTTAATGACGCACCCTATAGATTGCGTACCAatcgtgcgcgcgcgcacacacacacacaaagaagaagaagaaaaaaaacttgtgaTCAACGAGACGGCATGGTTATATGGTTAGATGACGAAAACATCCAAAAGCTTATTATCGCTCTTATAAATTTGCAGGTTGGGTGTGGGATCAtgtacacccttaaaaaaaaaaaaaagaaaaagtgcacTTTAacttatttttctcttttccttcctttttcctccttctctaacttccttttcctttgccacatatatgactcccttttggagagtacagttATTCTCAAAAATGAGTCTCCTCACTCCTTTTAGAGAGTGAAGCTACGCTCTAActcctactggagagtaatattactctccggtgGGGAGCAATGGAGTAGTGTTACTCCCATTgtgggagtgaggagactcctttttgagagtaattgtactctccaaaagggagtcatatatgtggcaagaaacaGGAGTTAAAGTGCACcatatttttaagagtgtaaggggAAGGTGGCGGTCAGCTAGCTCTGGAGTGGTGGCTCGGTGTACCaaggggagggagaagagggggATGCGAATGAGGGAGAAGAGAAATGATAGTGGCACAGAAGAGGGAGGGGTGTGCCCAACTTTCTTGCTCTgcgatttgggtagtccaagatacagtcactatataagcttacGCCTACAGTATCGACACGCTTTTCCCCTATTCAAGATTCCGCTCCGGGCGCCCATTCGCTctgagagatcacgtgatctggTGCGTGCCGTGTGCTTAGCCGTGGACgctgcctttttgttgctcgAAGCTGCTGCCGTGATTTCGCCGTTTTGTATGCGTTTTTAAGGCGTAGTAGTCCGCGAAATGCCGTGTTGCGCGGCTCTTTACTgtaaaaacagcacagcgaAAGGCCATACGCTCTTCAGGTTTCCCCTAGGAAAGCGAGATGATCAACGTACGTCTCGAGGCGTGGCTTCGAATCGTGAACAGGAAGGATTTCCAAGTTACAGGACATTCGAGGCTTTGTCAGGTATGTATATTTCATCTTATTAGCAGTATGTTGCCACTGTTCAACCTAAGTACGTTCTACCGCGTTGTAACCACTGAGCTACTGCTTTAAATCAATTCCCTTTTGAAGCGGGGCGTAGTCGGACGACAGCCGTTCTTGAAACGTAACATGCAGAAGCatagtttcttctttttctgtgtcGTTTTCAGAAAACTTCCCTGCGATTAGAGCGTGCccgcttatatagtgactgtagtccAAGAGAACTACCCACTGCAGGAAACacgcgagcatccctcagtagacTTCATTGGGATGTTCCCTGTACCACAGTGCCAcgaggattattggcgaagttacccaaTCCATATCTTTTCACATATTTTCGATCACATAAGTTTGTAACGCGATGAAAGAACAAAGCGGCATTTCAGGAAAGGACGTGTTTGAAAAGAAAGATGTGAGGGACGAAGTGCGTCAAAAATGTGCTTACCGCGAAGACTACGAAAAACGTGACTACACCGATCAGCGAGGAGCTCCCACTGGTTGTTCTGCCAGTGCCAGCTGCAAATACAGGGTACACGTACAATGCTCAAACAAGCTTGGTTGAGAATTAAATGAGAATTATTCTAAAATGTAGGGCTGTACATAACGAATGAACCACAGAATTGTTGCGGTGTTAATACGACACTACTATATGGACGCTGTTtccatgatgaacactctgcgGCTCAAGGACGTCCGTATTAGACGGTTGCTGTACCTGGTGTAACTTATGTGGATGTACAACGCGCGATTAAATAATGATAAATTAACGTATTAAAAATCATCACCAGTCCAGAATCAGAAATGCGTAATTTTTGGCCACATAATTGATTAGTAAGCGAAAGCTATATAAGAGCGTATACCGAAAAAGCGAGTTAGTAGTGCTGCTGGGCGTGAGGAGGTTTTTCATTCGACACGTCTAcacataactggacaaaaaagttGACAACACCGACTTAATATAACAagataacaaggtttactcagacgtttcgtccgtcgtGCGACGGACATCATTAGTGCCAAgctgaatgagagattacacaaGAGTTTACACACATCAGTTtgacactgatgatgtccgtcgcatgacggacgaaacgactgagtaaaccttgttattttgttatgttaagtcggagttgtctactttttttgtccagttatgtcgtctcccggcttttggagtatttctGCACGTCTTGCACAGTCTGATATACGGACTGCCCAATTAGCGGACAAATTAGTGTAGATTAGTTTTGATGTTATTCTCTGCATCCGGGATATCACAGtgtgttttttgtttatttccTTGGTTAAGTTATTTCCTTCGAAATCAAAGAGAATAGCACTTTCACTGTATTGCTCGCGCTATAAAGTTTGCTAGTTTGTAAACCCATCAGTACATTTTCAgaacttgaaaaatgtgacTTACCAGCGCCAGATGGGGATCCAGCTGTGAAGAAAGCTGGCTTGGAATCTGTGGGCCCAGCCTTGTTAGTGCCCCTTAGCTTTACCCTGCAATGTAATCAGTCACAAGTCAACTGTGAGCCGAGGaacctcacttgtgaccagaagggagccCGCATGGCAGtgtctgagcagctgctgaaccagTTTCCATCCAAGGGGGGCGAATTTTTGTAACCAATCGTCACATGtaatgaaacctggatgcatcatttcatccCACAGACAAAAAGCAGCAGCATGGTATAGCGACACAAGGCTTCCCCGCCGCCAAAGAAAGACAAGATGCACCCATCTCCTGGGAGGTCCACTGGAACTGTCTTCGGAACATGCGGGATGTCAACCATGTGGACTTTTTGCAGCAAGTGGTCTCTAGTGACGCCCAGTACTACGCTTTGATAAAGGTTGCCCACGAAACGCAATTCTTCACCATGACGATTCCCAGCTTCTCGCGGCGAATTTGACAACCCTGTTCGAAATACGCTGGGAGGTTTTGCCTCACGCCCCTTACTGTCTAGATTTAGCCTGAAGAAGTTAGCTTTTTgtttgcccccctccccccttggaggaaagacgttccacacaCACGAAGCCTTCCAGAAAGTTATCCTGCAATGATTACGACAGCAATCCACTTCCTTCAACGCTAAAAGCATCAAAGAGTTGCTACAGCGATAGCTGCGGTGTTTATATGCGCACGGTGAATGTTTGACAAACTGAAGTAAGTTTATTGATTCCAGAATTTTTCGTTATCCTTATTTAAAAAGCCTCTGTCAACACTGAATTTACACACAGCATTCATTCATTGTACATTCACTTACAACGTGATGACAAGCTAGCAACCAAGTTCTTTCTTCGAGGATTTCTTGTAACTTGGAAATATGACTTTGCTTTACTTAAAGATACTCAATGATACCCAGACATGTATACGTGTTAAATTGGTTTTTGAGAAGGATAAAATAGCGGTCAGGTGCGAACCAGTATCGCGTGGACAAACATAGTATTCAGCAACTGCAGAAGGACAAAGAAATAATGCGCCCATCTTCAAAAGATCGCTATTTACAGGCCTTGCATTGTTAACCACACAAGACCCTACAAAACACTAATGTTGGATGGATCCTCGTGTTGCCAGGTGTTGAACTGCTGAGGGTGTGGCGTTTCGGGAACGGCGTGTGACGAATGTGCATGGTGTACGGTCGAGGACCGGCAACTTTGTCGTGGGATACGAAAAGGCGACGACCGGGATTGACTCTAAGATTGGTGGAGAACGTCGTGTCCTGCGTTCTTCGCCAATCACAGGGCTTCAGTAATTTATATAGatcatggaggaaagaagaaaaggaggcgccccaacggctcttcgacagaagagagaagcggGGGGCATAAGTGACGTGAGGATgatgagctgtagcttctttgcagacttgtgcccgttactcgaaaaatgtaattgattaccgttaccgttacttctgtggaaaaagtaattgattaccattaccgattactcgacttcaaatgtaattgagtaacgagtagaaaagtaacgcgttacttcggtcgttactctgcattcacgcaaattataaccgtctttgtgtgcctcagaaaaaaaaaaaaagttcaacagcggaacagctgaaataacaaggtaaacaaaaacaagtaggacaaggagatctgactgtacgcccgggaagacgttgacacgattgtggaagagcattgcgtggaacttccccatgactcactaaacccccacagcttcaggtaccatcacactggtataggaagagattagggagagagactctgaaattccagagcgttattacaatgacctccgcttgctatagtagaacagcccaacaaaggctgatggcaccaggggcttgacttggggcacaacatctgaaagataagctaatctctgccggaaaagtaatcaattactgagtaatcgattactcagaaaagtatttgattactcgaaaaattactttgacactaaagtaactgattactcgaaaaattactcaaaaaggtaattgattacaagtaacgcaattactagtaacgcgttacgcacaagtctgcaaGTTCTTTGGAGCCGCGcgagggtcacgttacctgaagagcccaatgaggtcgctttgcacacggcacttgggggccacttcggcgcgctaccaccacacgtctccaagtattccgaaactatgcgttgtgggctcccatagagatgtatgtaacAGAAACCAGAAGGCGAGCGGTGGTGTCACTGGGGTGGACCCCAATCTCGACTTCACTTCTCCGAGCAGTAGGGctcctcctcttttttcttcctctgtgATAAAGAGAGGGTCGAGGAGACAATGTACGAAGACGACAGACGTGCCGATGTCCATTACCCTGGCCTTGGCCATTACTCCCTTCTCACAGGTGCCGATCCTGACGAATGAACGGCACGCAGGGCTAAGTCTCCTTACGTTCCCTACGTTCTTAATCGATGTAACGGGGATAAGTACCCTGACGTTTCCTATAAAGGCGACACATCATGGAAACGATGGACGAGTCTCACGCTTTCGACGTGTAGTCTCTAGGCGCTAAGTAGAGCAATTGATGCAGGTTCAAAGGCAAGCTTACCCGTATTTGACGCCAGGTGTCAGAGGTCCATTGCACATACCGTCATCGCATTCATCTTGCCACCCCAACACGCATTCTACCGTAGTTTCATCATTGACTAGGCAACCAAAGCTTTTCGCTGTAAAGTGACAGGTACAAGACTGTTGCACTATACCAAGCAGATCTGACAACCATAAGGAcatgaaaaacgaaaaaaaagaaggtaagaaaaacaaaacaaaaaacaaaagaaacatcAATTGACGACTCCCTGCAATTAATAATATTTTCCCTCCTGGATTTTCAAGACACACACTGATGAATACTTTTGTGCCTGTGTTCCACAATTCATGAGAAATTCCCTCCCTCCTCTTTACTGTAGCTTGTGGCGATGGAGAAGGAATACAAAATGTGACGCGTCGTCACAGCCATTCGTAGCAAAAACCACGCTGTTTGCCAGTTTCTTGAGAATGAGTTGGAATGCAATTCAGCTACACTTACGGTTGTCTCGTCCGCCATTGTAACACTTGATGGGGGAGTGCGAATGGGCTTCTTTCCATGTAACTGGCTGCTCGCACTTATCTGCTCAAGAACAATACAGAACCACTTGGTTAGGCTTCAATGCTGGTACGTTTACCACAGCACTTGTACTTCGAAAGAAAACAGCTATGCTACCATAGGACATTTCAACTAGAGCTACCAGGAACTCCGCAGGCCTCAACAGTTTCCGATGACATTGCTGTGCACAGTGCCACTTTATGTTTTAATGCGTTAGTATTAGCAGTGTCAAAGCGGAAAAATCTGTActcgtatgtatgtatgtatgtatgtatgtatgcatgtatgcatgCAAAAGTATAAGTGGACTTGTAAAGGGGAGATAAGAATGCAAATGTAAATGAAGGTAAATGATATGgaattgaagtagttgaaggtaattaagagaaagaggTATTaggtaagagtaattaaagcTAATAAGAGGTGATTAAAACAAGAAAGGCGAGCTTAGAGggaatgaatgtaagatatatgtaattaacaGAAACATTAAATTAAAGtaaagattaccgaaggtaactacaggttaccggaggtaattaaatgtagtTAAAGGTAATGAATTGCATAGTTATTACGCTTGTTTACGAAATGTGCATAACACGacgaaacataaaaaaaaaaacaggtagcTAACGTCCATGACAGGGATTTGAGAGTAATTGACAGAATTTGACAGAAATTTGACAGTAATTAGAGTAAGTAAACCTAATTAAACAACACAGCAAAAGACAACTTAGTCGAAGTTGGACCACAAAAGACAGAACACAAACGAACAGTGCAAGACAAGGCTCATCTTGTCTTGCCCCTCAAGACTAGTcttgtgtttgtttttctcttttgtcGTCCCCCCACCAAGCTCAGGGATATGATGTCAACGTTGAgtgtacaccagctcgcttgcatatGACGTCTATGTTACGTTACGTCTATGTTACGtcatgacccaccacatcatcatcccatttatgtatgtgtgtgtgtttacttCTATGTTCAACCATTTGCTTGTTGCCGTTTTTCTTCTTCGTAGTTTCGGGGTTGGGGCTACCTCGGGTTAGTGCGCTAAATCTAGTGCCGGTCGATCACTCGCCAAGCACAGTGTGCGCCTTCTGCGGGGACAACAATTGTGAGGCACGACTTGCGGTTGATAATGTGATAAGATAGCATAAACGCTGGCCAGCTGCTGGACAAAATCCACGATGAAACAAGCCTGGGCATGGGCTTTGTTGGGCTCGTTGtgtctttttgtttattttgcgtGGCCCATATGCTTAGGCTCGTTTCACCATGGGTTAATCATAGAACTACTCACCTATTTCCGTATCCTGTGCCACGAGTATATCGACTCTTGTGATAGCCCCGTTGACGTCACTGAATATGTGGGCTGGAAATTGAATCTTTTGCTGGGTCTTGTTCAGTAGGGACGAATCCACCAGTTTGATTTCCGTAGTCGGTGGTGGAGGAACTGAATATACATCGAATTACTGGTAAATTATGAGATGTATATATCAATGCATAGCAGAAACATAAGAAAGACATCAGACATAATATTATTAGTGAAGCGTTCCCTCATGACAGAGGGAGGCCGATTGTGATTCCCTACATGCAAAGGGCATCACACAACCTGAAGAAGGCAGCGGCTAGAATCAATGTAGACGTAGTTAGACTCACTAAATAatctacgcttcagagtatcgacactgagttcgaAGAGCGAagatgcgccatcttgtttccctgCCACGTTACCCATGCGCACTGCGCAccttagagtcactgtacccgggggaagagtatcgcattcgctttccccgtgccgccgccttgctcattcgccgaggcgcgtcacgtggtgcgttttcctcctctttgcttccaacctCCCGCCGGGTCTACGGGGAATGCAATAGCTGGGACGCATGTGCGCGTACGTTCGTATGCCGCTCTTGGTTTTTTGTACGTGAAATGTATCTCAGAGAGctgaggaactacgaacaaccatgtctggatgttgtgctgcaacgggacagagtcagggaaagcatttttctgcattccgacgGGCAAAAGTGACGAAACGCGTAGATCGGCACAGAACCTGCCGGAAGAACTTCGCGCCTACGAATAACACACGCTCAAGCGAGGTAAATTTCGTGGCGTGTTCATTTTTCATTGCAGAACCTTTGCACACAGTATTGAATAACAGTTCAACTGTGCGAAGAACAACCGGTcgtatcaaagtagtgcttgTTGGATCTTCCCATTGCGTTCCATGTCCTGCGGTGTTAACAAAACGTCACTGTCAGGACCACTTCACACGCGACGACTTCGAGGACAAGGAGATTCGAAAGAAGTTGAAGTGGACGGCAGTCCGAAGCAGTTTTGCATACCGGACACCTACGAGGCTGAGGAAGGCTCCTATCCCCCGTTCTTCGCACGCAGAGTTCTCCGAGGAGTCACCAAAAGACTTGCACAGTGAAGTTGATGACAACATAGTGTAAGATCAAGGGGCAGTGGAGGATAATAATGCGTCGAGATATACGTAGATATGCACTATGaaaattattgaaacttatgaaaactattcctaaatattgaaagttatgaaaactattcttaaatattgagctgtaattgtgagtgaatcaactttgcagaggaagacaacaccgtcacaaaccagagcatcgaggaatatgcacaggaaaaacctgcAGACAAGTCACGTGATGGTCCCCTCGACGAGGTCGCAGTCTTAAAAGAAACGAGCAAagactgagacggaatgtagTGACTTGAAGCTCACGGTCTACTCCTCATGGAAGATCAACTGCTTGCGTTGAAGCGGGGGATTGGAAGAACAATCCACAGCACTTTACATGCGCGTGAAAAAACGTTGGCATGCATATAGCCATTGAACGTTtgaaatagaaatttaattgcgaagagatgagagtaaaactggtggaggttatttatgtcaacctgaagctgcacacacgagcattatagttttatgtccacaaaacaagtaactaaaaggaaaaaaaaactgtactaTAGAGCGCAAACGAGACTCGACGACGCCTTTTAGAGGCGAACACGCGCCAACACAATTCGTCTGTTAGCTACAGAATATAACAAACGACACTGTAGTGACGTTTGTGCCATGTTTCATTAAGTATTAGCCGAGTCccaccacaggaagtcacaaaatgtttggtgcacagccgcgaaatcaacgcgatgtaacactgactacagctatcccaacacgcgatccgcggcggcttggaagcaatatggctgccggagcagacgacgcggagcggttgcggtactcttcccccggtacagtgactctagcgCACCTTAgtgcacgatgccatctatcgtgcacGGGTGAAATGTttctttcgtttacaagcagccGTTGGCGGCCTTGAGcacaccttgacatcctcggcgctctggttgacaataggtgaatttctttcattttttttttacgcgggaatagcaagtcggtttCTGGAGTCAGGCTAAccttcccctttttctttttttgcaataaacttATATCCCCCTTCCGTGGATTACCGCAGAACAATCAttgcacgcttctctatcccacggGGAgaattatgttagccgtctttgatcctcaaatgagGATGGTAATGGTGTGgtacggaaacaagatggcgcttggacctcagtgtcgatactctgaagtgaaggttatttagtgactctagacgtAGTCTTCTTAGCTGTAAAGAAGCTTGGTGCGGTTTTTAAACGAGCAGCCTGACCACAGTTTCGAGTGTGCGGTAAGGAATAAGGGCTCGTTTGTCGAGTGTGCCACGAATGTGGTATACAGGTCTCTTCTCACGTGAGCGAGACGCCATGTAGGCCAGactatagagtcactaaatagggagcagagtagcgacactgagccacgccggcgagcgagaccgccatcttgagtccggcgcggctgcgtcgcctagcaacgggacgccaatctcccccttccccgccggagaacagcgcgcagccgagccagctcgcaaatgaggaaaccggttttggatggaaacgactcaacatggacggcgcgttcttggaaagagaaaccacatgacacgatcggcccaatcgcggacaccggaCGGCAGCTCCGGAGCGGAAAAgaaatgcgatactctgtactcCTATTTAGTGACTAGGCCAGACTAGCCGTTGCATAAGGGTAATGTGGAAGGCGTTTAGGCAAGGGCGGTTGGCTGAGCATTGCCAAAAAATGCGAGTGCACCTATAGTGCATTTGCAGTGCTGCGGGGGAAATTTCAGGATCCTCAGGGGACATATGCAGGACATCCAAGAGTGAAGCCTTCTTTAATATTCACAATACTTCATGTATAGTAgtctacatttcttcaggtgtcacacctgaagaaatgtagtAGTCTTCATGCACATGTAGTAGTCTGCATTTCTTCAGGCGTTTCACCTGATGAAATGTAGACTACTACCTGAAAGCTTCTGAATATTAAAGAAGGCTTCACTCTTGGATGTCCTGCATATCATTCCTATTCTGGACGCTGGTTGTTTTCTTCAGCTTCATCTGCTGTGATGGGATTAAGATAGGGAGTTATTGCAGTCAATAAgagactagaagctgtaattgaTCATCAATTTACCCCATTTTTTAAGCGCCTGTTTTATAGCATAGT
It encodes the following:
- the LOC135401520 gene encoding phosphatidylinositol phosphatase PTPRQ-like, with translation MRRISIWSALLLTVCVSLGSSAEVRLQKREADIYEKCLPPSLEDVKYEAAADKITLFPPEFSPEEECMRKGRYSYTFSYAEEGDEPRHQSLPGTEGLLVIYGLTPSTTYNITVAISYLYTSTNEAKETPVYLIKAKTRDLAVPPPPTTEIKLVDSSLLNKTQQKIQFPAHIFSDVNGAITRVDILVAQDTEIDKCEQPVTWKEAHSHSPIKCYNGGRDNPKSFGCLVNDETTVECVLGWQDECDDGMCNGPLTPGVKYGVKLRGTNKAGPTDSKPAFFTAGSPSGAAGTGRTTSGSSSLIGVVTFFVVFAVTK